TACGGTTTGGATCATTGAAAACGGCGAAGAAAAAGAAGTGGAATTGGCCCAAGTCCGCATCGGCGACCGCCTACTGGTCAAGCCCGGCGATAAGATTGCTGTGGACGGGAAAGTACTTTTCGGTTCTTCTTTTGTAGACGAAAGTATGCTTTCGGGCGAACCCATTCCCGTAGAAAAAACCAAAGGAACCAAAGTCTTTGCAGGAACAGTCAATCAGCAGGGGAGTTTTCGATTTATTGCCGAGAAAGTAGGTGGCGATACACTGTTGGCGGGTATCATCCGAATGGTTCAAAACGCCCAGGGCAGTAAAGCCCCGATTCAAAAACTGACCGACAAAATCGCGGGCATTTTCGTCCCGATCGTCATGGGTATTTCTGTTTTGACGTTTGTGGCTTGGTTGCTGTTGGGTGGTGAAAATGCGCTGTCGCAAGGCTTGTTGGCGGCGGTGACGGTATTGGTCATTGCCTGTCCGTGTGCGTTGGGCCTGGCTACTCCTACGGCCATCATGGTGGGTGTGGGCAAAGGAGCCGAAAACGGGATTCTCATCAAAGATGCCGAAAGCCTGGAAGTGGCTCACCGTATCAATGCCGTTATTTTAGATAAAACGGGCACCATTACCGAAGGCAAGCCCACCGTTTCCGACCATTTTTGGGTGGAAGATAACGAATTCCTAAAAAGCATTTTACTAGCCATCGAAAGCCAATCGTCTCATCCGTTGGCCGAAGCGGTTGTGAACCGGTTAAAAGCCGAAAGGGCGAAGACACGCATTGTACAGCAGGTTGAAAATGTGCCGGGTCGCGGCGTTCAGGCCACCGTTGACGGTCAAAATTACTACGTCGGCAGTCCTGTCTGGATGACCGAGCGTCAACTTCCCATGACACACTTCCCCGTTGAACAATGGCAGTCGGAAGCCAAAACGGTCATAGTATTTTCCGATGAAACCCGGGTTTTGGCTGCTTTCGCCATTACCGACCCTATCAAAGCCACGTCAGCCGGCGCCGTTAACGAGCTATATCATCAAGGCATTGAGGTATATATGCTGACCGGAGATAATGCCCAAACGGCCCAACAGGTAGCAAAACAGGCAGGCATCCAACACTTTCAAGCGCAGGTATTGCCCGCCGACAAAGCGGCTTTTGTGGAAGAATTGCAACGGGCCGGCAAAGTGGTGGCCATGGTCGGCGACGGCATCAATGACTCACATGCTTTGGCCCGGGCCGATGTGAGTATTGCGATGGGAAAAGGCTCCGACATTGCGATAGACGTGGCCAAAATGACACTCATTTCGAGCGACCTGCAAAAA
Above is a window of Runella slithyformis DSM 19594 DNA encoding:
- a CDS encoding heavy metal translocating P-type ATPase, producing the protein METITMEKEQKITVPVTGMTCAACAGSVENILNKQEGVLECAVNFANETAQITFKPSQTSPEALKQSVQAVGYDLILDTENAQTKQAELKATQVHSLKNNVIWASVLTVPVVVIGMFFMDLPYANWIMLALTTPILTLFGKRFFINARQQARHGQANMDTLVALSTGIAFLFSLFNTVYPAFWYNRGLHPHVYYEAAAVVIVFIMLGKLLEEKAKANTSSAIKKLMGLQPHTVWIIENGEEKEVELAQVRIGDRLLVKPGDKIAVDGKVLFGSSFVDESMLSGEPIPVEKTKGTKVFAGTVNQQGSFRFIAEKVGGDTLLAGIIRMVQNAQGSKAPIQKLTDKIAGIFVPIVMGISVLTFVAWLLLGGENALSQGLLAAVTVLVIACPCALGLATPTAIMVGVGKGAENGILIKDAESLEVAHRINAVILDKTGTITEGKPTVSDHFWVEDNEFLKSILLAIESQSSHPLAEAVVNRLKAERAKTRIVQQVENVPGRGVQATVDGQNYYVGSPVWMTERQLPMTHFPVEQWQSEAKTVIVFSDETRVLAAFAITDPIKATSAGAVNELYHQGIEVYMLTGDNAQTAQQVAKQAGIQHFQAQVLPADKAAFVEELQRAGKVVAMVGDGINDSHALARADVSIAMGKGSDIAIDVAKMTLISSDLQKIPQAILLSKWTVATIHQNLFWAFIYNLIGIPLAAGVLYPFNGFLLNPMIAGAAMALSSVSVVANSLRLKLKRL